The Fulvia fulva chromosome 1, complete sequence region GTTGACGACCTACTTTCGAAGATGCTCGTGGAGTCCCGAGGGCGCTCATATCGCCGCTGCTAATGCTGTCAATGGCCCTGTCAGCTCTGTTGCGATTGTCAATAGAGGCAGCTGGGATAGTGAGATCAACCTCATTGGCCATGAGGGACCAGTCGAGGTCTGCGCTTTCTCGCCCCGTTTGTTCTGTCGAGAACCTCCGCCGCCGGGACAAGACCCCAAGAACTACGTCTCGCCTGGCGCAGTGACTGTCGTGGCGTGCGCGGGACAGGACAAGACTCTCAGCGTCTGGAACACAAGCTTTCCACGACCTTTCGTCACCACCAGCGAGCTTAGCGCAAAGGCCATCAGCGATCTGGCTTGGACTCCCGATGGAGAGACATTATTCCTTACCTCCTTGGACGGTACTATTGCAGCAATGGTCTTCGAGAAAGGCGAGCTTGGCTACCCGGCGCCTCACAACGAGTATGACAAAGCGCTTGCGAAGTATGGAGCGGGGCGCAAGGTGGGCTTGGTCGAGAGTGCGGATGCTCTGCGCCTGGAAGAGGGGAGCAAAGCAGACGAGATCAAGGTGGTCGAGGGTCGTATGGGCGAGCTCATGGGAGAGGGACATGCTCCAGTAGGCACCTTGGTCAATGGTGATGCTTCCACGCAAGAAACTGGCGATGCTCAAATGGCGAATGGCGTTGACCCTGAGCCCGTTCCGGTGCCGGCAGCGCCCAAAGACCCTCGAGTTGAGAGAGTGGACAAACTGAAGCAGCGAGTAACCATCACAAAGGATGGCAAGAAGCGAGTCGCACCATTGCTGCTATCGACTTCCAATCAAGGCGAAGCGAACCTTCCAAAGCCACAATTGCAGGCCGCGGTCAGGCAAGGTGGGAGTACATCGGACGAGCCAGCCAAGATTCTTGACCTGAGTAAGCCTTATGATGGACTACCAAAAGGTGGTCTTGCCAGCCTGCTATTCGGCAACAAGCGAAAGTATGCAGAAATCGCGGACGCAGACGGTGATAGCAGAGGAGGCGAGAAACGAGTGCAGGCAATACAACTGTCTGGTGCCACGCCTATCGTTCATAACACGGAAAATGGGCTTGTGCCAGCCAGCTCTGCGTCGGCGACTACCCGTCCAATCGAGGTACCCGATGCTCTGCGACCGGCTCTGGTAAACCCGAGCTTGACAGCAAGCCAGACTCGTCTCGCTGTGCCGATGATAAGGACGACCATTCAGCGGCCGTTGGACAACAACCGACCTGCCGGGAAACCCGGTGATGCGATGGCTGTAGATACACAGGACAGCGATGCACGGATCATCTTTGAGGTGCGCAATGCCTCGGGACCATCTCGGACTGGCCGCGCACAGGATAAAGACCCAACACGGATCACGCTCACGAAGCAGGGTCAGATCCTTTGGCAAGACTTTTTGCCCCGTGCGGTCTTGCTGGTCACAGGCAACAGAAACTTCTGGGTAGCAGGCTGCGAAGATGGCACCATCCATGTCTGGACGCCGGCTGGCCGCAGGCTTATGAGTGCTGTGGTTTTAGAAGCGCAGCCTGTCATACTGGATTGCAGGGGCTGGTGGCTCATGGCCGTTACCGCAGTTGGCACTTGTTATGTGTGGGACTTGAGGACTATGGCTGCGCCACATCCCCCAGTGCAACTGGCCCCGGTGTTAGACGTAGCTGCACAGGCACAGCAAGGACATCTCACCGCAGGCCCTAGTCTCATGTTTGCACGCCTCAACTCTCAAGGACGCATTATCCTTGGCATGAGCAACGGCGATGGGTTTGCTTATAACCCCAACATGTTTTCCTGGCAGCGCTTGAGCGAATCGTGGTGGTCTGTTGGCTCGCAGTACTGGAATACGGCCGACAGTTCCGTTGCCGCGGTTGCCAGCAACTCAAGATCCAATATCGCTGGTCAGCAGTCATCCATGCTGGATGAAATTAACCCCGAGAATATCTCTGCCGGTATCATACCGCTGCTGGAGCGAAATACTACTGCACACGCGCTCATGAAAGGACGCGCATACTTTCTGCAGCGGCTGGTCAAGCAATTGTTATCTGCAGAAGGCTTTGAAGGCTTTGAGTCGGCAGTCTCAATTGCACACCTCGAGAACCGCATCGCTGCATCACAGACCTTGGGAGCCAAAGACGAGTTTCGCTTCTATCTCGTCATGTATGCAAAGCGCATTGGCGCCGAAGGCTTGCACGGGAAGGTCAAAGAGCTTCTTCAAGGACTTACTGGCCCACTGTTCGAGGACGAGAACGCAGATGGTGGTTTTGAATGGAGCGACACCAACGTGATTGTTGGTTGGGACCGTCGAGGCTTACTTCAAGAGGTCGTGACGGTACTTGGCAAGCACAGAGACTTGCAGCGCATCCTAGGATTCTTCGATACGTACCTGAAAGCCACGAGAGAAGCGGATCATCCAGGCGATTAGAATGGTCAGGATGCACCACCGACAGTCAATGACACCGCCACCAGCGCCTCAGGGAAGACTGAATTAGCACGCACTAGTCGCACGCGTTCGAGGCACAGAAAGAATAAGCTGCAGAAAGAAGTGGATGGTCTGAAGCATGTTCCTATCAATGGGGCGAATCGTCCATTCGAGACAGACATTATCGAAGGTTCGCGTTTACGAGGTCAGAAGAAATCATATGCGGAGGTCAGAGAGCCCGAAGAGGATGTAACGATGAGTGAGTAGTGGTCAAAATGCACCAGCATGGTCTACAGTGTTGTTATCAAAGTTCACAGCTAGCGAGGCGCTTGGACGGTGGAGAATTATTCACTGTATAAGTCCGAGCATGTAGAATAGCTTGAGACGTTTTATCAACTGTGCGTTCTAGACAGTGCACAGGGATCAGTACTGAGCATGTCGTTTATCTCGATACTGTCTTTGGCCCCTAAGCGGTCTCACGAATGCGATGGCATGATCTCAGAGGTGGTGCTTGGAGCTGGAAGATCGTGGTGGGGTCTGACTTCAATTGCTAGCACAGCCTGCCACAAGACCTTGAAGTTCAAGCCACTTCTTACGAGGTAGAGCACCAGTCTCCCACCCAGGGAGCGTCTGCTGTGTCAGATATTCCCAGGTCTATCGCGACTTCTCCTTCCTCCGGCTGTAGTCGACTCACGTGAGATGTCGCGGTGATAGCGTGTCATGGGTATCTTCAATTCAAGTCCAGCTTCCACAGCCCATCTCCGACGTAGTGCCCATTCTCGATTGCGGGacccttcttcttctccttcatCTCAGCAGTACCCATCTTCAGCACACCAACCATGCACGCATTCTCCTTACCCTCTGCATCCACAACCACAACTTCTCTCTCCTCAATTTCCTTCCCATCGTTCGCCCACTCCTCTGACTCTTTCCCGCCCGGCAACCTTCCTCCCGGCGATGTCAGACCCGGCGTCATAAGCGTAGCACCACTGAGCACGAATCTGATGCCGCCCCGGTCTATCCTCACTCTTGTGAAGCACCAGGGATATCTGTGAATGATCTTCAAGTGTGGGATGATGGCATCGTCCATGTGCTGCCAAAAGAGAGGCTGGCCATTGATGCTGTAGAGCGAGACACGGTCTGGAAGCTTGATCAGATCGACCTGTTCCTTCTTGggtaggatgtcgtcgatgtatGGTTCAATGCGTGGGTAGGTCTCGAGGACTTTAGCGCGGATGGCTCGCTGGGCGGAGGACTTGACCTTCGACTTGGCGCCGGCGGTGAAGCTGGAGGTGATGTGAGTTGGCAGGGAGGGAGCATGGGGATAACGGCACGCACTGACTCTTTCTTGAACATGACGGGATGCTTGACGATGGGGTGTGTGTTGCAGGAGAAAGTGAGGTCGGCGACTGAATGTTCTGGCTTCAAAACACCCAGTCCCTACTGAGGGGTAATCTTTCGACTCGATAGAGCTAGAACGCTAGCATAAACACCTAGTGCACTCGGCTTCCTCGATCGTCGCGTTAAACCGCGACGTTTTAAACAAAACAGTATATTAGGCAATAACGAagcgcttatatatagtaatatatatactaaAATGCTCGCCTATATATACGTTATCGAATACGTGCCTTAAAATGCTatataacgtgctttactaccgagcgggccatactaccgagcgggccacttttgctaagaactgtaccactTCGTTAGATATGGCTATacaactactattatagcgtatattatctttaaacgaggccaaactgaccttagctatctaggctacgaaacgcgacgcgataattacgaatcgacttactataaaggtatacgacgcgtctcgaactatactagagtatcgattaaatagacgacctcctcggggtaacaacgagcctaattcgaagaagcttatagagctagaagagagggtaatacttaagtatatacttaagctagatcttagaggtttcccgctattaaaggctagtatacaaGTAATAGCcaatttattactataagagaagggtcctaagcccgctagtcttaattagacagacaggtttattaggcggtatcgtaagctaaaggttcgtataatatatagatacgatcgttagcgagccctaa contains the following coding sequences:
- a CDS encoding Translation machinery-associated protein 20 — its product is MFKKDFTAGAKSKVKSSAQRAIRAKVLETYPRIEPYIDDILPKKEQVDLIKLPDRVSLYSINGQPLFWQHMDDAIIPHLKIIHRYPWCFTRVRIDRGGIRFVLSGATLMTPGLTSPGGRLPGGKESEEWANDGKEIEEREVVVVDAEGKENACMVGVLKMGTAEMKEKKKGPAIENGHYVGDGLWKLDLN